The Ananas comosus cultivar F153 linkage group 7, ASM154086v1, whole genome shotgun sequence genome has a window encoding:
- the LOC109712417 gene encoding fe(2+) transport protein 1-like, with protein sequence MAFNTFYAQALSLLFALFFLFSSFAIAQSDSTPPSECEASAAHGECHNKPQALRLKIIAIVTILTASMVGVCLPLFSRSVPALRPDRNLFVLVKAFASGVILATGYMHVLPDSFDDLGSLCLPENPWGKFPFTAFVAMLSAVFTLMVDSLMLSFYNRKGRSEGAVAVVDNESPMHEVASAVHGHGHGHMHGHGGLPQLVKDDGEAEKITLRRNRVIAQVLEMGIVVHSVVIGLSMGAAQNICTIRPLVAALCFHQLFEGMGLGGCILQAEYGMKMKSILVFFFSTTTPFGIALGIALSNVYSDNSPTALIVVGLLNASSAGLLNYTALVDLLAADFMGAKLQGSIKLQMLAFAAVLLGAGGMSVMAKWA encoded by the exons ATGGCCTTCAACACTTTCTACGCCCAAGCTTTGTCACTTCTTTTtgctctcttctttctcttctcttccttcgCGATCGCACAATCCGATTCTACGCCCCCCTCGGAGTGCGAAGCCTCTGCCGCTCATGGAGAGTGCCACAATAAGCCCCAGGCGCTTCGCCTCAAGATCATCGCCATCGTCACCATCCTCACCGCCAGTATGGTCGGCGTCTGCCTCCCCCTCTTCTCGCGGTCGGTCCCCGCACTCCGCCCCGACCGTAACCTCTTCGTCCTCGTCAAGGCCTTCGCTTCTGGCGTCATCTTGGCCACCGGATACATGCACGTTCTCCCTGATTCCTTCGACGACTTGGGTTCGCTGTGCCTGCCGGAGAACCCCTGGGGCAAGTTCCCATTCACGGCATTCGTGGCCATGCTGTCGGCGGTTTTCACGTTGATGGTGGACTCTTTGATGCTGAGTTTCTATAATAGGAAGGGGAGGAGCGAGGGGGCGGTGGCGGTTGTGGACAATGAGAGTCCGATGCATGAGGTGGCGAGTGCCGTGCATGGCCACGGTCACGGTCATATGCACGGCCATGGCGGGCTGCCACAGCTGGTCAAGGATGATGGTGAAGCGGAGAAGATAACATTGCGTCGAAACCGCGTCATTGCGCAG GTTTTGGAGATGGGAATAGTGGTACACTCGGTGGTGATAGGCTTGTCCATGGGAGCTGCGCAGAACATCTGCACCATCAGGCCTCTTGTAGCTGCACTGTGTTTCCACCAACTATTTGAGGGAATGGGCCTTGGTGGCTGCATCCTccag GCCGAATACGGGATGAAGATGAAATCCAtcctcgtcttcttcttctccaccacgACGCCGTTTGGGATTGCGCTTGGAATCGCGCTGTCGAACGTGTACAGCGACAACAGCCCCACCGCGCTCATCGTGGTGGGGCTACTGAATGCGTCGTCCGCGGGGCTTCTCAACTACACGGCGCTCGTGGATCTCCTCGCCGCCGACTTCATGGGGGCCAAGTTGCAGGGAAGCATCAAGCTTCAGATGCTCGCGTTCGCCGCCGTGCTTCTTGGCGCCGGGGGCATGTCCGTCATGGCAAAATGGGCTTAA